GTTGTGTAGGGTTTGGGGGGTTGGAAGGGAGGGGGGTGTCAAGTTCTGTTGGAACATGGAAGGCGAGGTCGAGTTGGCCCGCTGCAGGGACGGAGAAACGCTCAGTGAAGAGTTCCCTCCGCACGCCACCCGTGCTAGGTGGCGAGCCGACTCGTTCGCTGAATCCACGATTGTAGGAACTGACTGGGGTACTGTGTTTATGCTAGAGGAAAGGGTATTGGGCGAGACGGCTAGGGATTGAAGGGGGTTTAACCCGTTCGTATTTGCTCCGATACTAGATAGTAATAACGAAACTAAAAAAAGGATATTTAATCAATACATGACAAACAGCGTTTGATGGTAAAATACTAACCATTTTCCCAGGCCTTCTCTAGTTGGCGCACCCGTTCCCTCAGCTCCTCATTCTCTTTCTCTCGGCACTCTTGTTCATTTGACTTCTGTTCTACTTTAGGTTTTCGTGGCTCGACGACGGCTCCGGCGCGAAGTCTTCGGTTCTCCTCCTCAAGCTCCTGCACCCGTGCCTCGAGATCCGCAAACTGTTGTTTCCTGCGGTCTCGAGAGCACTGGGCAGCGATACGATTTCGTTGAGCTCGGGCTTCCTTACGTTCCTCGGGACTCATGTCTGAAGGGCGAGCCCGCTTGCGGGgattggaggaagaagatgaagatgcgGGAGAAGCGGCGGAGTACGTGGACTCAGTCGTCATTGTGTAGTAGAGTAGTACGTGTAAGGGGACAGAAGTAGTAGGATGTACAAGAGATAG
The window above is part of the Rhizoctonia solani chromosome 7, complete sequence genome. Proteins encoded here:
- a CDS encoding basic region leucine zipper protein, whose translation is MTTESTYSAASPASSSSSSNPRKRARPSDMSPEERKEARAQRNRIAAQCSRDRRKQQFADLEARVQELEEENRRLRAGAVVEPRKPKVEQKSNEQECREKENEELRERVRQLEKAWENVSLLLSSIGANTNGLNPLQSLAVSPNTLSSSINTVPHERVGSPPSTGGVRRELFTERFSVPAAGQLDLAFHVPTELDTPLPSNPPNPTQQITNENVLDDEWLSAVLQPSALDQETSGSPWNTPSAGSVADSDPIMSPLIMDDLNTSIENGEVEMERLLKMLPEEGVDLRFDSLGGQEQSNISPLVEWTWLGESATEVVGAF